Genomic window (Marasmius oreades isolate 03SP1 chromosome 3, whole genome shotgun sequence):
TAAGGCCTGTCACCGTACGCGGCGTCATGGGGTCTGTCTCAGGCGCGGATAACTTGCTCACAGGGAGTGGTATGGCTACGCTAGGTAGTCAAGGCTCATCAGTCACCTTGGATTTTGGGATCGAGGTGAGTTTGAACATCTCCCTTTTATTGCGTACGACTTCTAACTGCATGTACAGGTCGGCGGGCTCATCTCGATGACACTTCCCAACAGCACCTCatccttttccctttcgtTCACGGAATCACCTCAATTCATCTCAACCACCAGCTCGGACGATTCCAGTTTTCCGTCGTTTGATCAGACCTTCGACGGTATTCTGAAAGTCTCCTCTCGAGCGGGGTTATGGACACAACCGTCCGCAACACTTAGAGGTGGATTCCGATTCTTGACTATCATTTCAAATGTCAACAACTTGAGGTTATCGAATGTCACTTGCGCGATATCCTTTATGCCGCACATGGAGGATATGCGGAGTTATGCTGGCTACTTTTGGGCAAAGGATACGAGCGGCTTTCATGATGAGGATTTTCTGACAAAGCGTAtgtgtcttcctcttcgcttcTGTTTTCCAGACTGAGATGAAGATTGGTTCCTTTGTAGTATGGTACGCTGGTGCATACACGGTTCAGACGAATACCGTACCGTTGAATACAGGAAGGAAGGTACCGTTTGCCGGGCGTGGAAGTACGACCttatttcttcctctcttttcgTCGAACTTATCATACATTCACTCATTAGCATGGTTTAACAACGCAACACTCGGTGTGGATGGGCCTATTATTGTCGATGGTTCGTATTAAGCCTATTTCTAGGTTCCAATGTGAACTAACCGTATTCTTCAATCCTTTCCAGGTGCCAAACGAGACCGGTACTTCTTCTGATCATCCGAGCACTGACCCAGTTATTCATTGTGTTCTTCGCTGCCATGTTTAGTGCAGTATGGCCAGGTAAATCTGCATCCTGCATCCCTGTTTCTACCAACATACTAAAGCGTGAATTTCTAACAGGCGACATGGGAATTGCAGTGCCAACCCAATTCGTCTCAACAAATGACTTGCTTCCGACTCGAAACGCTTTACTCACGATGTTCAACGGTATGGACTCTCAAGGAGCTCTACCAGAATCTGGCCCTCCACTCAGTCAGAAAGGATCGGATACTTATCATGGGTGGACACTCATTGGGTGTTGTACGTGGTTTCTTCCCTCTTTTCCGGTTTGTTCTCTTACTGATGTCTTCAACCCACACCAGACAACTATCATCTATACACGGGCGATATCTCCACTATCAAAAATCTCTGGACGAATTACACCAGGGCGGTTGCGTACCTTGAAGGTAAGGTTGACCGTACGAAGGGGTTGATGAATGTGACTGGCCTTCGCGATTGGGCGAGATTAGGCGGTGGTGGGATCAATGCTGAAGGAAATGCGATTCTCTACCGCGTGGGTTCATTTAGCCCATCATGCTGTATGGTGACTTAACGAGCCGTATCATAGGTTTTAGTTACAGCTTCGGGACTCGCAAATGCCATAGGGGATGCCTCGTTAGCGGCAGCCTATGCAAAGAACGCTACGAATCTGAAACAGGCGTTCAATAAAGAATTTTGGATGGATGATGTCGGTACGTTAACATTTCGTCATCATTGTTTTACTCGTACTGAACAATGTCTTTGGCACTCGAAAACAGGCGTATACCGAGACAACTCGACTACAACTCTCGCACCCCAAGATGCCAACTCTCTCGCTGTCCTGTTCAACCTCACCCAAGAAGAGAACTGGAAAGCGAGGGTAAGCCAAGGTCTGACCAAGAATTGGCGTGATTTGGGACCTGAGCCACCTGAGTTACCGGATACGATTAGTCCTTTTATCAGTGGTTTCGAGGTACGGTCCACTAGAAGTTTCCAATTCACAGAGCTGAACCCCCCCTCCTCCCCTCTTCGTACAGCTTCAAGCGCACTTTGAAGCGAACCAACCGGAGAGAGCATTAGATTTGTTGCATCGAACATGGGGGTATATGCTATACACCAATTTAAGTGTGGAGAGTACGCTGTTGGAGGGGTTCACAGTTAACGGTTCGTTGTAGTAcgtgtttttttcttcttgtgTTATCTGCTCTTCTCTGACCGAGTATGACGGGGTGTAGCTACCGCTCTTACCGAGGTTACAACTACGACGCGGCCTATACCTCCCATGCACACGGATGGTCGTCTGCTCCCACTTCGACTCTAACAACTTACGTTTTGGGTCTCTCCGTTACTCAGCCGATGGGGAAAACGTGGGTTGTTGGGCCTGTTTTCGTTAAAGGAGTCGGTGAAAGTGGCGGGGTCAAGGGAGGGTTTGAGACTCCCTTGGGATCTTTTGGTGTTACTCTGCAATGGACGTTGGATGAAGATAGAGAGAACGTTGTGGGTGTTGAAGCGAATATAATGACGCCAGGAGGGACGAGCGGGGAGTTCGTTGTTCCTAGTGTCTTTTCTGGTGCTGGTGTCACGGTTAGCGTGGATGGGAAGGTGGTCAGCAGCACGAATGGAAGGCTGGCGTTAACTGGCGAGCAGCACGATGTTAAGGTTGTGAAGACAGGATAATGGCTGGGCGGGCTGAATTGACGGAAGAAAGTAACGCTCAAATCAGTACTATTTGTCCTACGAATTCCAACAACGATGTCTATAGCACCTAGCCACCACACAACACGAAAACATTCGGTTCGATTAAACAGTCACCAGAATTCGCGAAAAATATTCTCTTAAACCTTCCACGCCTTCCACCAGAGCACCAACATGAGCATCTGGCCTCACAACCACAACCCGTTTCACATCCCCCTCCTCAATCTTGTAATTCTTATACGCGAACCCTTCACAATCCTCCATAATACGACTTGCGCCGTTAGCACCCGGAAGCGGAGAAGCGGAGCGGGGATGAATGATAACACATTGTACGAGGCCGCGAGGGTACTTCAGCAAATGCTCGAGTACTGGCACAGGATCGTTTCTATGGCCATCGTAAATCAAGACCGTATGCGCGGTGGGTTCGAACACCTCGTACAAACTCGTCGTCCTATTACCATCCTCGACAAGTCCAGGCGCTTCCGGCGCTCGATCTCCAGCTTGTACTGTATCGTCCTGTCCAGCGCGATATGGATCCGCCTGCTCTTTCGGTTCGGTATACTTTTCGTCGTAAACAATGGAGCTACCGCGATAGTTGACACCAAACATGCGAATTTCAAAGCCTCTGCGCCACCCTTCTTCAGCGGTGGCGGATCCAAATGATGCTTGACCTTTGCGGAATAACTCTGTTGTTTTACCGAGCATGGAGGCAATAACGGGGAGTCGTTCTTCGGTGTAGCTATCTAAAAGGCTGACTGGAGAAAGGCCTCTTTGAACGAGTGCTAGTTTCCAACCGAGGTTGACCTATACACATTGATGGTGTTCAATGGAGAAAGGGTGAAGAAGAGCAACTTACAGCGTCTTGGACACTCGAATTCAGTCCCTACAGAGAGGTAAAATGTTCGCCTTGTGTTGAAGGGCACAAAGAATGAGAGACTGACCTGGCCTCCCATGGGACTATGAACATGAGCAGCATCTAAAACACACAGCATCGTCGGCGCCGGGAATTAAACGACCAATGATGAATCGATGAAAGATGCTCACCCCCAGCAATGAAGACCCTTCGTTCTCTAAATTTATCAGTCATCCGAATATTCAACCTGCGTGGCCACCCACCTCAGGAAATGAAAATCGCATGCACAAAATGGGTTACTTACCTCCACGTCCCCATATATATCAAGTCGCCGAATTCAATATCAGTTCTTCCCGTGATATCCTGGAACGCCTTGATAAATTCTCCTTTGCTTGACGATACCCTTTCTAAATCTACACGGTCCCCACCGATCGTGAAGGTGAAGCGGTCATCGCCGAATGATGCAGGTATGACAGTTGCCCTATGCGAGTCGTTTGATGGGTTCAAAGTCGAAACAAATTCGTAGTAAAACTCACATCCGGTCATGCGGGCTTCCCCATATTAACCAGTCCTAAGAAGAACCTATTCAGAACCCGCTTTCGAACAAGATGTGCAAGTGTAGTACCCTTTTCTCATTGAATGCGTTCTTAATTCGGATATCCCCTATGACGCCAATATCCTGATCCTCTGTGCTTCCTGCAAACTGAAGTCCAAGTTCGTTGCGGACTTGACTCTTCCCACCATCAGCACCAACAAGCTAAGAGAAGCGAGCCTCCTCAGGCACTTCTCCGCCGTCGGGAGTGTGCTTGACTAGATGGGCTACGATATAGTCGGGATGTTGCTCGAGCGACCGGAACTCCGTCCCGAGTTCTACCTCAACGTTGAATCGGTCCTTGAGGTGTGCACGGTAAATCTCTTCTTGAGCTCCTTGGCCTAAATAACGCGTGTTTATCtagttcgaaaccttagcaATTATTCAAACCTGGCAAGCAAATGAACAAACCCGGTAATATTCCGGCTTAGAATCCATTTCTACAGACATCTCCACAGTCTGAAGGGGCTGTGGGCCTTCTGGGGCGGAGTGAAATTTAAGAAGACTGGGAGGGAAAGCACGCCTTTCCATGTCAGACCAAATGTTGAATAGCTTGAGTAGTTCTTGGGTTCGAGGCTTTGATGGAAGAATGAAATCAGAGGAAAGACTGTGACGAACAATTGAGAGCGAGAGAAGGTACTTGGATTCCGGAACCGCGACTTCCAACAGCAAAAGTCGATTCCTTTCTGATGATCCGAACAGAAACACCGTTCGTAAGCAGAGATAGAGCAAGGGTAAGGCCTATCTCAATATCATTTAGCGTGTAGCAGCGAGCGAAATGCGGTCTCTGCCATACCTGTAGGCCCAGCACCGACCTATGAGGTGCACGTATTTCGTCAGCGTAGGATTGAACACAAGTGAGTTATGAAGCGTACAATAAGGACAGGTGGCTGCATCTGTTGGCTGCATCTGTTCGCGGGTCACTTTGGAGGCTTCAATGCTCCTGATACGAGGGATGTCTTGAAATGCTTTGGTATATATACCTCGAGATGGTAGCTTCGGCTATATATGAGTTGGGATGTGCACACTGACGACGATGCACGGCTCGGATAGTGTAACTGAAAGAGTGTGAACTCTTCTGTTCTAGGTGTAGCGGGTAGGGCCGACGCACTCCACTCGCCCCCACAAAGTGAATTGCCAGTTTCAAATCTCTCACTTTCATTCCCGTCAAGTGATGACTCGCGATGCCGATAGTTGACGCAATCGCACGGCGCAATAGGTTGAGGACGCGTAAGCCTCATACGCGGTTTCGGCATTGTGCTTCACACCACTAGAGAGTGTGTGCCACTGAGGGGCGCCATTCAACGGAGGGTGAATGGCAGGAGTTACAAACGTTCATAAAGTCAAGTGCGCTTCCCGCGTTTCTATCTGCCAGATGATGACGTTGACGAAACGAGATAGGTGTGTGCCGTAGGCTTAATCACTTCGTACATATCGTCGTCCTATTCCTCGCCGACAAACCCAGATGCTTCCGATACTCTGTCTCCAGCCCGCACTGTAGCATGGTATCCTGATACGAGACTGCCAGCTCTTCAAATCGTTATACCGTGGCAGGGATAAGAAACGTGGAACTTCGGAAGTATTTatcatattttctttcgtGGGTCCAACGATAGCCCTATCAACTTGACAACCCTAGACGGTTGTGCGTGTTGCCCCTTGCACTCTTGAGGACTCGAAGATGGGAAAAGCAAAAGGAAGTTGATGTCACACGTGACTCAGTAGAAGACGGACTCACGGAGTCCGGACCGAGGCAATTCAAAGACCTCGGCGTCGAATTGCCGGAACAATCTAACTTTTGTGAGTCAAAATGTACAGGCTACTAGTTTGATTCGACATAGAAGACGATCCACCTAAATGGCTACCAAAATACGAGAGAAACATTCTCAGCCTAAACCTTCCACGCCTTCCAACACAACACCGACATACGGCGCATCGGGTC
Coding sequences:
- a CDS encoding uncharacterized protein (CAZy:GH78); this translates as MMISVTVLSLLISAPLGSLVWARAPAGLWDAFNYAPASRVVRPVTVRGVMGSVSGADNLLTGSGMATLGSQGSSVTLDFGIEVGGLISMTLPNSTSSFSLSFTESPQFISTTSSDDSSFPSFDQTFDGILKVSSRAGLWTQPSATLRGGFRFLTIISNVNNLRLSNVTCAISFMPHMEDMRSYAGYFWAKDTSGFHDEDFLTKLWYAGAYTVQTNTVPLNTGRKVPFAGRGTWFNNATLGVDGPIIVDGAKRDRAVWPGDMGIAVPTQFVSTNDLLPTRNALLTMFNGMDSQGALPESGPPLSQKGSDTYHGWTLIGCYNYHLYTGDISTIKNLWTNYTRAVAYLEGKVDRTKGLMNVTGLRDWARLGGGGINAEGNAILYRVLVTASGLANAIGDASLAAAYAKNATNLKQAFNKEFWMDDVGVYRDNSTTTLAPQDANSLAVLFNLTQEENWKARVSQGLTKNWRDLGPEPPELPDTISPFISGFELQAHFEANQPERALDLLHRTWGYMLYTNLSVESTLLEGFTVNGSLYYRSYRGYNYDAAYTSHAHGWSSAPTSTLTTYVLGLSVTQPMGKTWVVGPVFVKGVGESGGVKGGFETPLGSFGVTLQWTLDEDRENVVGVEANIMTPGGTSGEFVVPSVFSGAGVTVSVDGKVVSSTNGRLALTGEQHDVKVVKTG